The Caldicoprobacter guelmensis genome includes a region encoding these proteins:
- a CDS encoding S8 family peptidase — protein MNVLFGILLVPFLEKINKIEGKIDRRLIKKVQALSADGMLSAIVFFKEEQEVICKECLQRMGVNIVYEFPLINAYAVEIPRSMLERIAEVEAIRYVSDDIDITSLLNIATQEVGARDVNLKGYTGKGIGIAVLDTGVYPHPDLIRPRNRIIAFKDFVNDRKDPYDDNGHGTFVAGVAAGNGYSSGGKYAGVAPEANIVAVKVMNREGEGNASRIVAGMQWVADHHKEYNIRVVCLSLGSKPSGAIKNDPLVAAVNQLWKQGIFVTAAAGNSGPKRGTITTPGISPSIVTVGAVDDKRTVDISDDVVAEFSSRGPAYGNIPKPDVVAPGVNVVSLNTDRDYTGGGKLYSLEKAYTTMSGTSVAAPIVAGIAALIFEAYPDYTPDDVKNLIMRYARSIDRNIYAQGKGLVDVKSILGQ, from the coding sequence TTGAATGTATTGTTTGGAATATTATTGGTTCCTTTTTTGGAAAAGATAAACAAAATTGAAGGGAAGATTGACCGGAGGCTTATAAAAAAGGTTCAGGCCTTGAGTGCAGATGGCATGTTGTCAGCCATCGTGTTTTTCAAAGAGGAACAGGAGGTTATTTGCAAGGAATGCCTGCAAAGGATGGGAGTAAACATAGTGTACGAGTTTCCTCTCATCAATGCTTATGCTGTGGAGATTCCGCGGTCCATGCTGGAGAGAATTGCAGAGGTAGAAGCCATAAGATATGTTTCTGATGATATTGATATAACCTCTCTTTTAAATATAGCCACACAAGAAGTGGGGGCTAGGGATGTAAATTTAAAGGGATATACCGGGAAAGGCATTGGAATTGCTGTGCTTGATACAGGCGTTTATCCCCACCCTGACCTTATAAGGCCTAGAAACAGGATCATAGCCTTTAAGGACTTTGTAAATGACCGTAAGGACCCTTATGATGATAACGGACATGGGACTTTTGTAGCAGGGGTGGCGGCTGGAAATGGCTATTCATCGGGAGGAAAATATGCAGGAGTAGCTCCCGAGGCTAACATAGTTGCCGTTAAAGTAATGAACAGGGAGGGGGAAGGCAACGCATCCAGAATAGTGGCTGGCATGCAATGGGTGGCTGACCACCATAAGGAATATAATATAAGGGTGGTGTGCCTGTCCCTCGGTTCAAAGCCGTCTGGGGCTATCAAAAATGACCCGCTTGTAGCGGCAGTCAACCAGCTCTGGAAGCAGGGCATCTTTGTGACAGCTGCTGCAGGCAATTCTGGCCCTAAGAGGGGGACCATCACCACTCCCGGTATAAGCCCCAGCATTGTGACGGTAGGGGCTGTTGACGATAAGCGAACCGTTGATATAAGCGATGATGTGGTAGCAGAGTTTTCGAGCCGGGGACCGGCTTATGGCAATATACCCAAACCTGATGTGGTGGCGCCGGGTGTAAATGTGGTATCTTTAAACACCGACCGCGACTATACCGGTGGTGGTAAGCTCTATTCATTGGAGAAGGCGTATACCACTATGTCAGGGACTTCGGTGGCAGCACCTATAGTGGCCGGCATTGCTGCTCTTATATTTGAGGCATACCCTGACTACACGCCGGATGATGTAAAGAATTTGATTATGAGGTATGCGAGGAGCATAGATAGGAATATATACGCACAGGGGAAAGGGCTGGTGGATGTCAAAAGCATACTTGGCCAATAA
- a CDS encoding ECF transporter S component has translation MVIKKTTHFISRTAILLALAVLFQSLRLVMPMPALVDQYVVGSLVNLCLIVAAVIVGIEGGFIVAVLTPVIAFLQGVLPNPVLVPFVALGNAVIVSLVALLYGKNRYVAMAAGALSKFLVLYITVVHVAIPLFMPNTPPQAKELLSLKFSWPQLVTASIGGILALIILPILEGALKRT, from the coding sequence ATTGTTATAAAAAAAACCACCCATTTCATCAGCAGGACAGCCATCCTATTGGCTTTAGCGGTGCTTTTCCAGTCCTTGAGGCTGGTTATGCCTATGCCTGCTCTGGTGGACCAATATGTGGTTGGATCGCTGGTGAACCTTTGCTTGATTGTCGCAGCGGTGATTGTGGGAATTGAGGGGGGATTCATAGTTGCAGTTTTGACGCCGGTTATAGCTTTTTTGCAAGGTGTTCTCCCAAACCCGGTATTGGTCCCATTTGTAGCTCTGGGCAATGCTGTCATTGTCAGTTTGGTAGCGCTCCTTTATGGGAAGAACAGGTATGTAGCCATGGCGGCAGGGGCTTTGAGCAAATTCCTGGTTTTATACATAACGGTGGTACATGTGGCAATACCGCTGTTTATGCCCAATACTCCGCCGCAGGCCAAAGAACTGCTATCTTTGAAGTTTAGCTGGCCGCAGCTGGTCACCGCCTCGATAGGCGGCATCCTGGCATTGATAATATTGCCTATACTAGAAGGGGCTTTGAAGCGTACTTAA
- a CDS encoding TM1266 family iron-only hydrogenase system putative regulator, with translation MEKRIGVIGIVVDDYRESGEQVNDYIREYSHIIVGRMGIPYRERGISVIALIVEGTTDDIGAFTGKLGNLKGVMVKTALTSKKFYD, from the coding sequence ATGGAGAAAAGGATTGGCGTAATCGGAATAGTGGTGGATGATTACAGGGAATCTGGCGAGCAGGTTAATGACTACATAAGGGAATATTCGCATATCATAGTGGGGAGGATGGGTATTCCTTACAGGGAAAGGGGAATATCTGTAATCGCCCTTATAGTGGAAGGGACGACGGATGATATAGGCGCATTTACTGGAAAGCTTGGCAATTTAAAAGGGGTTATGGTTAAAACCGCTTTGACTTCAAAAAAATTTTACGATTGA
- a CDS encoding aminotransferase class V-fold PLP-dependent enzyme, protein MIYMDNAATSWPKPETVYTAVLNCMKEFGANPGRSGHKMAIEAGKILLHTREALCRIFNVDNPFQMIFTLNATESINLAIKGCTSPGDHVITTCMEHNSVVRPLKELEKYNIKTTYVKADSRGRIDPDDIKKAIRPNTRLIVTTHASNVTGTLMPIDEIGKIAKEHGILYLVDAAQTAGIIPIDLSKLPVDMMAMPGHKGLLGPQGTGVLYIAPHVKLKPLKEGGTGSQSENLYQPEFLPDRYESGTQNTPGIAGLGAGVNYILQQGQNKLLAHIIKLEKFFLEAASNISGIKIYGPINMDERIGAISINIKDFDSTYIANLLDKKYDIATRGAIHCAPLAHQTIGTLKQGTVRFSPGIFNTLDEVKECIKALEQLSRLK, encoded by the coding sequence GTGATATACATGGACAATGCAGCCACTTCGTGGCCAAAACCCGAAACAGTCTATACTGCGGTTCTAAATTGCATGAAAGAGTTTGGCGCCAACCCCGGCCGTTCTGGACACAAAATGGCGATAGAAGCAGGGAAAATACTGCTGCATACCCGCGAGGCGCTGTGCCGGATCTTCAATGTAGATAACCCCTTTCAGATGATATTTACCCTGAACGCCACCGAAAGCATAAATTTAGCCATAAAAGGGTGCACCAGTCCTGGTGATCACGTCATTACCACCTGCATGGAGCACAATTCTGTGGTCCGCCCCCTCAAAGAGCTTGAAAAATACAATATAAAAACAACATACGTGAAAGCCGATAGCCGGGGTCGCATCGACCCCGACGACATAAAAAAGGCTATTCGCCCCAATACGAGGCTCATCGTCACCACCCACGCATCAAATGTAACGGGAACCCTCATGCCCATAGATGAAATAGGGAAAATAGCAAAGGAACACGGCATACTTTACCTGGTGGATGCAGCGCAGACCGCCGGTATTATACCCATCGACCTTTCGAAACTGCCGGTGGACATGATGGCCATGCCCGGACACAAAGGGTTACTTGGTCCTCAAGGAACTGGAGTGCTGTATATAGCCCCCCATGTCAAATTAAAACCCCTAAAGGAAGGAGGCACTGGAAGCCAATCCGAAAACCTTTATCAGCCCGAATTTCTCCCAGACCGGTATGAATCGGGTACGCAAAACACCCCCGGAATTGCCGGCCTGGGAGCAGGGGTGAACTACATATTGCAACAAGGCCAAAATAAGCTACTTGCCCATATCATCAAGCTTGAAAAGTTCTTTTTAGAGGCTGCCTCCAATATTTCCGGCATAAAGATATACGGTCCCATAAACATGGATGAACGAATCGGAGCTATTTCAATCAATATAAAGGACTTTGACTCGACATATATAGCTAACCTGTTAGACAAAAAATATGACATTGCAACCCGAGGCGCCATTCATTGCGCTCCCCTTGCCCATCAGACCATAGGCACATTAAAGCAGGGAACTGTACGCTTCAGCCCTGGCATATTCAATACCCTGGATGAGGTTAAAGAATGCATCAAAGCCTTAGAACAGCTCAGCCGCCTTAAGTGA